From a single Miscanthus floridulus cultivar M001 chromosome 8, ASM1932011v1, whole genome shotgun sequence genomic region:
- the LOC136470097 gene encoding monooxygenase 1-like, with amino-acid sequence MVVASEFNSLPVALRYDVVRGSGADMGIAYVKVTDLSLNEALIKLAHLDLARKEFRCLKRKDLIMTMAKNIHAGAIPFGCHVVAIHQDPRTHGAILTTVDGCTIRAKVVIRCDGGNSVAAKYLGLYAPKTKPGMALHGFTRYSHGRPFGTEFLRLSREEFFVGIVPVTQNLVYFYLVRPIPPTGIITKDVRATKDSMLEKLRALDCPSEIIEMVRNSDPESLNVVNSIRYRPPWQVAFGTFHKGVVTVAGDAMHASIGQGGSLALEDAVVLARSLSRAASGGYSVAIQECVRERRPRVALLSLESFVTGTLLSAKSLVTQLACVAVLALLGTRSLRHANYDCGRL; translated from the exons ATGGTGGTGGCGTCTGAGTTCAATTCCTTGCCGGTGGCGCTCCGGTATGATGTGGTGCGCGGCTCTGGCGCCGACATGGGCATTGCATATGTCAAGGTGACCGACTTGTCTTTGAACGAG GCTCTAATTAAGTTGGCCCATCTTGATTTGGCTAGGAAGGAATTCCGATGCTTGAAAAGGAAGGATCTCATCATGACAATGGCCAAGAACATACATGCCGGAGCAATCCCCTTCGGCTGCCACGTGGTTGCGATCCACCAAGATCCTCGTACCCATGGAGCCATTCTTACTACAGTCGATGGTTGCACTATCAGGGCCAAG GTTGTGATTAGATGTGATGGCGGAAACTCGGTGGCAGCCAAGTACCTAGGACTGTATGCGCCTAAAACAAAGCCTGGCATGGCTCTTCATGGTTTCACTAGGTATTCGCATGGGCGTCCATTTGGGACCGAGTTTTTGCGATTAAGCAGAGAGGAGTTCTTTGTCGGTATAGTGCCGGTAACTCAGAATCTAGTTTATTTCTACCTAGTCAGGCCTATTCCTCCAACAG GAATTATCACTAAAGATGTGAGGGCCACGAAGGATTCCATGCTAGAGAAGCTACGAGCTCTGGATTGCCCTTCTGAGATCATCGAGATGGTGCGGAACTCCGATCCGGAGTCCCTGAACGTCGTGAACAGCATCAGGTACCGGCCTCCATGGCAGGTCGCGTTCGGCACCTTCCACAAGGGCGTCGTGACGGTCGCTGGGGATGCGATGCACGCGTCCATCGGCCAGGGCGGCTCATTGGCGCTCGAGGACGCCGTCGTGCTCGCCCGGTCGCTATCACGAGCCGCCAGCGGCGGCTACAGTGTTGCGATTCAGGAGTGCGTCCGAGAGAGGAGGCCGAGGGTGGCATTGCTGTCTCTGGAGAGCTTTGTCACGGGGACGCTACTGAGCGCCAAGTCGCTGGTGACGCAGCTTGCCTGCGTGGCTGTTCTGGCACTACTGGGCACCAGGTCGCTTAG GCATGCGAACTATGACTGCGGCCGCCTCTAG